A single window of Treponema denticola ATCC 35405 DNA harbors:
- a CDS encoding tetratricopeptide repeat protein, translating into MSERPVQSKLNNALNILKQGDLRGSYAELERLLRDDLENAEIDYTLKGVRFWEDKLEKAKKASTPLERAEMMISQWKPFLAYIHRQGEEKESIIYSLKCAVFTIALEFYADLFNEESELPDAEPYRKIGLCYKVLGNYERALDFLRYAAEIDKNSGSVLADLADCYALYGEIKFAKAFFREAFFIDPEGIELQFLESEIICRLINRVYNLGYRVEDIADWLPIYGVIDGVFNVKRELRAFEVGQLKQNIFLMEGEVQNASQEQKHKLVPRLINHYFWLIDHYVSVNESKSKIDDLLLRIKVLDQNIYNCYMR; encoded by the coding sequence ATGAGTGAAAGACCCGTACAGAGTAAATTGAATAATGCATTAAACATCCTCAAGCAGGGAGATCTAAGAGGTTCCTATGCCGAGCTTGAAAGGTTATTGAGGGATGACTTGGAAAATGCAGAAATCGACTATACTCTAAAGGGCGTGCGGTTTTGGGAGGATAAGCTTGAAAAAGCAAAAAAAGCTTCGACTCCATTAGAAAGGGCAGAGATGATGATCTCTCAGTGGAAGCCTTTTTTAGCTTATATTCACCGTCAGGGGGAAGAAAAAGAATCTATCATATACTCCTTAAAATGTGCCGTTTTTACGATTGCTTTGGAATTTTACGCAGATCTATTTAATGAAGAATCAGAGCTGCCTGATGCAGAGCCTTACCGTAAAATAGGTCTTTGTTATAAGGTTCTCGGAAACTATGAAAGAGCTCTTGATTTTTTAAGGTATGCCGCCGAGATAGACAAGAATTCGGGATCGGTTTTAGCGGATTTGGCCGATTGTTATGCCCTATATGGGGAAATAAAATTTGCAAAAGCTTTTTTTCGGGAAGCCTTTTTTATAGACCCTGAAGGGATTGAGCTTCAATTTCTTGAGTCTGAAATTATTTGCAGGCTTATTAATAGAGTTTATAATCTTGGCTACAGGGTTGAAGATATTGCTGATTGGTTGCCTATTTACGGTGTTATCGACGGCGTTTTTAATGTAAAGCGTGAGCTCAGGGCCTTTGAAGTAGGGCAATTAAAGCAAAATATCTTTTTGATGGAAGGAGAGGTTCAAAATGCCTCTCAAGAACAAAAACATAAGCTTGTTCCGCGTTTAATAAACCATTATTTTTGGCTGATCGACCATTATGTGAGTGTAAATGAAAGCAAGTCAAAAATAGATGACCTGCTTTTGCGGATAAAAGTATTAGATCAAAATATATATAATTGCTATATGAGATAG
- a CDS encoding P83/100 family protein: protein MRRLLVFSFFLIMVVFSGFAIEVDKPEIDSVKNKTIEFINYTGPHDVVDSADTIRGIGSNLAGAVKAGRAGDMNRYSVIHCVDPAVKEGLDADIFIIGKNAGVDHINNVRLIIAGYLKAAYGYSDKDAATLAHFVTIYNAVYRKNMDFFNQKYKQVVTKNLTKEKAGLALRYDEWPGQTQIVIPLTDQKYAGTISSVDTTSISDKKVVEKMREDKGKDLEKRKEMVDLKERESEEAAKRAEVAKKEADVKQKEADKQKKEADTKQKAAEKQKKETEQKQKEAKKAEEKAATTGKPEDKKVAEEKKKEAEKSQKETEKKTEEAKKAKDAADEKQKKADEAKKEVKEEEKMAEKKTEEAQTDRKDIASDTQKIIEEKKAEKKAEGDAAIASSIPGYGLKVVDDSKMLSELVLLDLKTEEELRTSGINTIRGRNLHIVGKNLMAIAGTKSGNAVIALVLIDAKSLEIVKQSQENIAGESVLIKNGNDYYAVIDNNGKYFIGRYNDKLELQAKSAVEVLPYTPITIGDKGLLVQDSKNNIRLLKLTDLTNIVVTETESK, encoded by the coding sequence ATGAGAAGGCTATTAGTTTTTTCGTTTTTTTTGATTATGGTAGTTTTTTCAGGATTTGCAATTGAAGTTGATAAGCCTGAAATTGATTCTGTAAAAAATAAGACTATAGAATTTATTAACTACACGGGACCTCATGATGTGGTAGATAGTGCCGACACAATTCGGGGAATAGGATCGAATCTTGCAGGAGCCGTAAAAGCAGGCCGTGCAGGCGATATGAATAGATATTCAGTCATTCACTGTGTCGACCCTGCAGTAAAAGAAGGCCTTGATGCGGATATTTTCATTATCGGAAAAAATGCCGGTGTTGATCATATTAATAACGTAAGGCTTATAATTGCAGGATATTTGAAGGCAGCTTACGGATATTCCGATAAGGATGCGGCAACTCTTGCACACTTTGTTACAATCTATAATGCCGTTTATCGCAAAAACATGGACTTTTTTAACCAAAAGTACAAGCAGGTTGTTACAAAGAATTTGACAAAAGAAAAAGCCGGTTTAGCTTTGCGTTACGATGAATGGCCGGGACAAACCCAAATAGTTATTCCGCTGACAGACCAAAAATATGCAGGCACTATAAGCTCTGTAGACACTACTTCAATCTCGGATAAAAAGGTTGTCGAAAAAATGCGTGAAGATAAGGGTAAAGACCTTGAAAAACGCAAGGAAATGGTTGACCTAAAAGAAAGAGAAAGCGAGGAAGCCGCTAAACGTGCAGAGGTTGCAAAAAAAGAAGCCGATGTAAAACAAAAAGAAGCGGATAAGCAAAAGAAGGAAGCCGATACAAAGCAAAAAGCCGCTGAAAAGCAAAAGAAAGAAACAGAGCAAAAGCAAAAAGAGGCTAAAAAAGCTGAAGAGAAGGCAGCAACAACAGGTAAACCTGAAGATAAAAAAGTAGCTGAAGAAAAGAAAAAAGAAGCTGAAAAGTCTCAAAAAGAAACCGAAAAGAAGACCGAAGAAGCTAAAAAGGCTAAGGACGCCGCCGATGAGAAGCAAAAAAAAGCGGATGAGGCCAAAAAAGAAGTAAAAGAAGAAGAAAAGATGGCTGAAAAAAAGACTGAAGAAGCTCAAACGGACAGAAAAGACATCGCTTCCGATACACAGAAAATCATAGAAGAAAAGAAAGCAGAGAAAAAGGCTGAGGGAGATGCAGCAATAGCCTCATCAATTCCCGGCTATGGTTTGAAGGTTGTAGACGATTCAAAAATGCTGTCGGAACTTGTTCTTTTAGACCTTAAAACGGAAGAAGAGCTTAGAACTTCCGGAATCAATACAATCAGAGGAAGAAACCTGCACATCGTAGGGAAAAACCTTATGGCCATCGCAGGCACCAAGTCCGGTAATGCGGTTATAGCTTTGGTTCTTATCGACGCAAAATCCCTTGAAATTGTTAAACAAAGTCAAGAAAATATTGCAGGTGAAAGTGTTTTGATCAAAAACGGAAACGATTATTATGCAGTAATCGATAATAACGGAAAATACTTCATCGGGCGCTATAACGATAAACTTGAACTTCAAGCTAAATCTGCCGTGGAAGTTTTGCCCTATACACCTATAACGATAGGCGATAAGGGATTATTGGTTCAGGACAGCAAGAACAATATTCGACTATTAAAGCTAACCGATTTAACCAATATAGTTGTCACTGAAACAGAGTCAAAATAA
- a CDS encoding vWA domain-containing protein, producing the protein MFKRVSLCLFLFVLFTPIFAQNNVKTNAEIVILMDTSGTILPYYEDINNRVLSEINDKFVRKGDTVHVLSFNADARYEMSQKINSEKDMSRVVSRFLLLYQLGKSSDFLTGLQYARQYGSNLPDTKEKILIIISDGIFNPPESSPYKNYTDDQIKNEIGLLAGSIRKKGWKVYYVKLPYPADAVIRGLDGKEFYNPGGGYAGTGSGSSGSQGAGGSIGGGSTSGTSGSTSSGGGYAGGSTTSGTSGSTSSGGGYAGGGSTSGTSGSTSSGGSSTGGSTTSGTSGSTSSGGGYAGGSSTSGTSGTDQGGSGNTGTGQGSLTDVSKDFKEASGAAGSELPKDENGKFTITDNAEDLPLINFPDEGLEAHGNKLAFSFEVTNNSDEDVELYLTHIVIDNGVNISKIPVDSQNTKIKASEKDVPIRVSALLPDEYKEGNYNIIMRLEFAEGKRVLPQVMETSLAVFPTSFQRLKNSNALWFILLGLILLLLLIFLIVFFTRRRGSSPSSNQVRYAAAGSQINYQEEDKRYPHKLSEEDDHASRLNGFNSASSNTSIYSETKNFAGDGGSIYSADNLDRVASQRQDDEVLRRRVLAASFAAKEPRGTYMSPANFFETIEIKRNKSGMTEIYVLNQNRNIGRRNIHVMKPGTSLTLGGGKTDNFLIFLVPFPARLAQVRYDGQDYHLAILKPKYFPYEKSNVVNNCISKTVTIVSDKGYHVYFTFREYENPTEKLNSILTSIKYDK; encoded by the coding sequence ATGTTTAAAAGAGTTTCTTTGTGTTTGTTTTTGTTTGTTCTATTTACGCCTATTTTTGCTCAAAACAATGTTAAGACAAATGCTGAAATTGTCATCTTAATGGATACGTCAGGAACTATCCTTCCATACTATGAAGACATTAATAATCGTGTTTTGTCTGAAATTAACGATAAATTTGTAAGGAAGGGCGATACGGTTCATGTTTTATCCTTTAATGCAGATGCACGTTATGAAATGTCGCAAAAAATTAACAGCGAAAAGGATATGTCCAGGGTTGTTTCAAGGTTTTTGCTTCTATACCAGTTGGGAAAAAGCTCGGACTTTTTAACTGGACTTCAATATGCCCGCCAATACGGTTCGAATTTACCCGATACAAAAGAAAAAATACTGATTATAATTTCGGATGGAATTTTCAACCCGCCCGAATCAAGTCCTTATAAAAATTATACTGATGATCAGATAAAAAATGAAATAGGGCTTCTCGCAGGAAGTATCAGAAAAAAAGGCTGGAAGGTCTATTATGTTAAACTGCCTTATCCTGCCGATGCCGTGATACGAGGATTGGACGGCAAAGAATTTTATAATCCCGGAGGCGGATATGCCGGAACAGGCAGCGGTAGTTCGGGCTCTCAAGGGGCCGGCGGCTCAATCGGAGGAGGTTCAACTTCAGGCACTTCCGGCTCTACTTCGAGCGGGGGCGGCTATGCCGGCGGAAGCACAACTTCAGGCACTTCCGGCTCTACTTCAAGCGGGGGAGGTTATGCCGGCGGAGGTTCAACTTCAGGAACTTCCGGCTCTACTTCGAGCGGAGGCAGCTCAACCGGCGGAAGCACAACCTCAGGCACTTCCGGCTCTACTTCAAGCGGGGGCGGCTATGCCGGCGGAAGCTCAACCTCAGGAACTTCCGGTACCGATCAGGGCGGTTCAGGTAATACCGGAACAGGACAGGGCAGTCTGACCGATGTTTCAAAGGATTTTAAAGAGGCCTCGGGAGCCGCAGGCAGTGAGCTTCCTAAGGATGAGAATGGAAAATTTACAATTACGGACAATGCGGAAGACCTGCCTCTAATCAATTTCCCTGACGAAGGACTTGAAGCTCATGGTAATAAACTTGCTTTTTCTTTTGAGGTAACAAATAACTCCGATGAAGATGTAGAGCTTTATTTAACTCATATTGTTATTGATAACGGCGTTAATATCAGCAAAATACCTGTTGATTCACAAAATACAAAGATAAAAGCAAGCGAAAAGGATGTGCCGATTAGAGTTTCGGCACTTCTTCCTGATGAATATAAAGAAGGTAATTATAATATTATTATGAGGCTTGAATTCGCAGAGGGAAAGAGGGTTTTGCCTCAGGTTATGGAGACTTCCTTAGCCGTTTTCCCGACAAGCTTCCAAAGACTTAAAAATTCTAATGCTCTTTGGTTTATCCTTCTTGGCCTTATCTTGCTTCTTCTCCTTATATTCTTGATTGTCTTCTTTACGAGGAGAAGAGGTTCAAGCCCGTCTTCCAATCAAGTCCGCTATGCGGCTGCAGGCAGTCAGATCAATTATCAGGAAGAGGATAAGAGGTATCCTCATAAACTCTCGGAGGAAGATGACCATGCAAGCCGTTTAAATGGCTTTAATTCTGCTTCATCTAATACGTCAATCTATTCTGAAACCAAAAACTTTGCGGGTGACGGAGGTTCTATTTATTCTGCAGATAATTTAGATCGGGTTGCCTCACAACGACAGGATGATGAAGTTTTACGCCGCCGTGTCTTAGCTGCTTCTTTTGCCGCAAAGGAGCCGAGAGGGACGTATATGTCTCCCGCCAACTTCTTTGAAACAATAGAAATAAAGCGTAATAAATCCGGCATGACGGAAATTTATGTTTTAAATCAAAATAGAAATATAGGAAGGCGTAATATCCATGTTATGAAACCCGGTACGAGCTTGACTTTGGGCGGAGGCAAAACCGATAACTTCCTAATATTCTTAGTTCCTTTCCCTGCACGTTTGGCTCAAGTTAGATATGACGGGCAAGATTATCATCTGGCTATTCTTAAGCCTAAGTACTTCCCATATGAGAAGTCGAATGTTGTAAATAACTGTATCAGTAAAACCGTTACCATTGTGTCGGATAAGGGATATCATGTTTACTTTACCTTTAGAGAGTATGAAAACCCGACTGAAAAATTGAACAGTATCTTGACGTCGATAAAATACGATAAGTAA
- a CDS encoding DUF1295 domain-containing protein produces MERLIFIFNITQIVLFGVGLICFVVLFFVPAGYGKMINKKWGFSFNNKIAWFLMEVPTLITMIVLMCVWAKPENFVRIIIGLFFVLHYAQRVFIFPFLLKGKSKMPILIVLMGITFNTINAFLIGAWLFYLSPKTMYPISWLYDPRFIIGALVFLLGMAINIDSDKYIRSLRKPGDTAHYFPHKRMYKYVSSANYFGEILEWFGFALLSWSFVGLLFAFWTCANLVPRAYTINKRYREEFPEEFAALKPKRVFPFIF; encoded by the coding sequence ATGGAAAGACTGATATTTATATTTAATATTACGCAGATTGTCTTATTCGGCGTAGGCTTAATTTGTTTTGTAGTATTGTTTTTTGTTCCGGCCGGATACGGTAAGATGATAAATAAAAAATGGGGATTTTCTTTTAACAATAAAATTGCGTGGTTTTTAATGGAAGTTCCTACACTTATCACTATGATTGTCCTAATGTGTGTATGGGCTAAACCTGAAAATTTTGTGAGAATTATAATAGGCCTTTTTTTTGTGCTGCATTATGCTCAAAGAGTTTTTATATTTCCTTTTTTACTTAAGGGAAAAAGTAAGATGCCCATCCTCATCGTTTTGATGGGAATCACATTTAATACGATAAATGCCTTTTTAATAGGTGCATGGCTTTTTTACCTTTCCCCCAAGACCATGTACCCCATCTCGTGGCTTTATGACCCCCGATTTATAATCGGAGCTCTTGTTTTTTTGCTCGGAATGGCCATAAACATAGACTCGGACAAGTATATACGTTCCTTACGAAAGCCGGGAGACACGGCACACTATTTTCCGCATAAACGGATGTACAAATATGTATCCAGCGCCAATTATTTCGGTGAAATATTGGAATGGTTCGGCTTTGCCCTCCTATCATGGAGCTTTGTAGGCCTTTTGTTTGCATTTTGGACCTGTGCCAACCTTGTTCCGAGGGCCTATACTATAAATAAAAGATACAGGGAAGAATTTCCTGAAGAATTTGCAGCCTTAAAACCTAAGAGGGTATTTCCTTTTATATTTTAA
- the greA gene encoding transcription elongation factor GreA — protein sequence MADIQKQLIEMLNEEKWTRAAIGNYTTKNFEDLYKLVSTAKKENVVDEIKQICDEHLTHTKNSIIALYISSIISLSNQLLDDSNVVSLIGIFTDNHRTQIVEYLCKKVLEYGESKFALRTLAECYKAAGSEDLYDIWERLVKVDYDEAEVAKLLAEKYEKDGNTEKSIEYYKKALYRFINRKQINGVKEIWSKLVTLIPDEIDFFFRIQAKITGVMDNSRNSILMQDVYQYYRGNENWNICIDILKLILSYDEKDNWAREEIIECFKNKYKDHSQLAECIKVSDLSQPWRPVFDAIADFEKHISFDTGSFVFHRTWGVGRIASIKDDDLVIDFAKKRGHSMSLKMGITALQTLDREHIWVLKSTVSKEILTKKIKSDPEWALKTIIKSFDNNCDMKRIKQELVPSLLTAGEWTSWNTKARKVLKENPMFGINPDNIDFYSVRERPIAAEEKLSNEFKAQKNFFARIELLNAYDASEACDDESDTFREMLDYFEGFLKAFSQVNELVICAYILVKEFIADKQQISAVKQYNFAELYSRIEDPMEVYSQIKDKVSIKGQTLRQKFLKYIKNLIPNWEKEYIRLFPTVLSSEILDALIEAGSTDDVKNLVKDCFENYRIYRSAVIWFFKNIQEEEWFKELGISVEQQLIVLIHILDITYREIASRRNTTENRKINHQVHTILFGKDELLQNFIMESDVDTITRLYTLIDDIKDLDPVIKMNIRAKIVEKHKDFKFFDIEEKTVTVHGLIVTAKMLDLKNKELIEIRDVKIPQNAKDIGFALSLGDLRENAEYKAAKEEQTRLGNALTRLQDELDRAQIFDPTTATAKKVYFGSKVKILNNLTNQEEEYTILGPWESDPANGIISYMSPLGNGLFNHKKGEEVEFEVNDEKRSYKIIDISIADLK from the coding sequence ATGGCTGATATACAGAAACAACTGATAGAGATGCTCAATGAAGAAAAATGGACCAGAGCAGCTATAGGCAACTACACAACAAAGAATTTTGAAGATCTATATAAATTAGTATCTACAGCAAAAAAAGAAAATGTTGTGGATGAAATCAAACAAATATGTGATGAACATTTAACACATACAAAAAACAGTATAATAGCTCTTTATATTTCAAGTATAATTTCTCTTTCAAATCAGCTTTTGGATGATTCAAATGTTGTAAGCCTAATCGGAATATTTACCGACAACCACAGAACACAAATAGTTGAATATCTTTGTAAAAAGGTTCTCGAATACGGAGAATCCAAATTTGCCCTCCGTACATTGGCTGAATGCTATAAGGCTGCAGGGAGTGAAGACCTTTATGATATTTGGGAACGCCTGGTTAAGGTTGATTATGATGAAGCCGAGGTTGCCAAACTTTTAGCCGAAAAATATGAAAAAGACGGAAACACGGAAAAATCTATAGAATATTATAAAAAAGCCTTGTACCGCTTTATAAACCGCAAGCAAATAAACGGTGTAAAAGAAATATGGTCAAAACTTGTCACCTTAATCCCTGATGAGATTGACTTTTTCTTCCGTATACAGGCTAAGATTACAGGTGTCATGGATAACAGCCGCAATTCCATATTGATGCAGGATGTTTACCAATATTACAGGGGAAATGAAAACTGGAATATTTGTATCGATATTTTAAAGCTTATTCTTTCTTATGATGAAAAAGATAACTGGGCAAGGGAAGAAATTATCGAATGCTTTAAAAATAAGTACAAAGATCACAGCCAGCTTGCAGAATGTATTAAGGTTTCGGACTTGAGTCAGCCTTGGCGCCCCGTATTTGATGCTATTGCCGACTTTGAAAAACATATTTCCTTTGATACGGGTTCCTTTGTCTTCCACCGCACATGGGGTGTAGGACGCATTGCTTCAATTAAAGATGATGACCTGGTTATAGACTTTGCAAAAAAACGAGGTCACAGTATGAGTCTCAAAATGGGTATTACCGCCCTCCAAACCTTGGATAGGGAACATATCTGGGTATTAAAATCTACGGTCAGCAAGGAAATTCTTACAAAAAAAATAAAGAGTGATCCCGAATGGGCATTGAAGACTATAATAAAGAGTTTTGACAATAACTGCGACATGAAAAGGATTAAGCAGGAACTTGTTCCGTCACTTTTAACGGCAGGTGAATGGACCAGCTGGAATACGAAGGCTAGAAAGGTCTTAAAAGAAAATCCAATGTTCGGTATCAATCCTGATAATATAGACTTTTACAGCGTAAGAGAGCGTCCCATTGCCGCCGAAGAAAAGCTTTCAAACGAATTTAAGGCTCAAAAGAACTTTTTTGCCAGAATTGAACTTCTTAATGCCTATGATGCCTCGGAGGCTTGCGATGACGAATCCGATACCTTCCGCGAAATGCTTGATTATTTTGAAGGCTTCCTAAAAGCCTTCAGTCAGGTAAATGAGCTGGTTATTTGTGCCTATATTCTTGTTAAAGAATTTATTGCAGACAAGCAACAGATCTCGGCCGTAAAGCAATATAATTTTGCAGAGCTTTACAGCCGTATTGAAGATCCGATGGAGGTATATTCTCAAATAAAGGATAAGGTTTCGATAAAGGGGCAGACCCTTCGACAGAAATTCTTAAAGTACATAAAAAATCTTATTCCCAATTGGGAAAAAGAATATATCAGACTATTCCCCACGGTTTTATCTTCCGAAATCTTGGATGCTCTGATAGAAGCCGGCTCTACCGATGATGTAAAGAATTTGGTAAAGGATTGCTTTGAAAACTACCGCATATACAGAAGTGCCGTTATTTGGTTCTTTAAAAATATTCAGGAAGAAGAATGGTTTAAGGAACTCGGTATCAGCGTAGAGCAGCAGCTCATAGTGCTTATTCATATTCTTGATATTACATACCGGGAAATTGCATCGAGAAGAAATACAACCGAAAACCGAAAGATCAATCATCAAGTACATACAATCCTATTCGGAAAGGATGAGCTTTTACAAAACTTTATAATGGAAAGCGATGTAGATACAATAACCAGGCTTTATACCCTTATCGATGATATAAAAGATCTTGATCCGGTAATTAAGATGAATATTAGAGCTAAAATTGTTGAAAAGCATAAGGACTTTAAATTCTTTGATATTGAAGAAAAGACTGTTACGGTTCACGGCTTGATCGTTACGGCAAAGATGCTCGATCTTAAAAACAAAGAGCTTATCGAAATCAGGGATGTTAAAATTCCGCAAAATGCAAAGGATATCGGTTTTGCTCTTTCGCTCGGAGACTTGCGGGAAAATGCCGAATATAAGGCTGCAAAAGAAGAACAAACCCGCTTAGGAAATGCCTTAACCCGATTACAGGATGAACTTGATAGAGCTCAGATTTTTGATCCTACAACTGCTACTGCAAAGAAGGTTTACTTCGGCAGTAAGGTAAAAATTCTAAACAATTTGACAAATCAAGAAGAAGAGTATACAATTTTAGGACCGTGGGAATCGGATCCCGCAAACGGAATAATTTCTTATATGTCTCCCTTAGGAAACGGATTGTTTAACCATAAAAAAGGAGAAGAGGTTGAATTTGAAGTAAATGACGAAAAAAGGAGCTATAAGATTATAGATATTTCTATCGCGGATTTGAAATAA
- a CDS encoding PQQ-binding-like beta-propeller repeat protein yields the protein MKKKGLGFLLIIFSFFSFKATAQTLDAHWTLVFAGKNITVPVFWNGNIYTAGDDKALNCITSQGTFLWRRNTGEFPSEFLSVSQAGIVFMVTAKGNIEAFSSQGMPLWTYPLKKKPIFPVHTARDGRIFIIQDNNIICLTSGGKLKWELPLVSAPVFQPAETGSKDIVLILKSGDFLRVSIFGSIVEQYRLKKTVSAIGEAPEGYILACTDGSISYYKTGGGSEALWQTTEPEICKNVFYKGGKVLYMFESGKVVFKDLKTNELMWEEKTSGNFSSGVHCYAIGNEFNITAKGFGCLITDAGRIKWEKKIPETNFFPIITENGLLVGITNEILNAYRVETKLLRKGTKRNAPENFYSIIQKDDKGKEDFPFFVEYATTAELLDVIQKEIENGTVGEKEPRYAFQLKTILENKRKASYFSQDFNSFDRSRAAELLGRLGSYEYRDILLEGIYKIDDPDVLAGILRGLEHLAYDPDDRTIEGIRFVMGKAKYGDINLMAAVCDCLTALMRFGSNETASAAISNLFYIIKGPYSNIIQNYARQKIKNIVK from the coding sequence ATGAAAAAAAAAGGCTTAGGTTTTCTTTTAATTATTTTTTCCTTTTTTTCTTTTAAAGCAACGGCGCAAACCCTTGACGCTCATTGGACATTGGTTTTTGCCGGCAAGAACATAACGGTTCCCGTTTTTTGGAACGGAAATATTTATACGGCAGGAGACGACAAGGCCTTAAACTGCATTACCTCTCAAGGGACCTTTTTATGGCGAAGAAATACGGGTGAATTCCCAAGCGAGTTTTTATCGGTTTCTCAAGCCGGAATAGTTTTTATGGTTACCGCAAAGGGAAATATCGAAGCCTTTTCTTCTCAAGGAATGCCCCTTTGGACTTATCCGTTAAAGAAAAAACCGATTTTTCCCGTACACACCGCACGGGACGGCCGCATTTTTATAATCCAAGATAATAACATAATTTGCCTCACCTCGGGAGGAAAACTAAAGTGGGAATTACCCCTTGTTTCCGCCCCCGTATTTCAACCTGCAGAAACGGGCTCCAAAGATATAGTTTTGATTTTAAAATCGGGAGATTTCTTGCGTGTTTCCATCTTCGGTTCGATTGTAGAACAGTACAGACTTAAAAAGACCGTTTCGGCTATAGGAGAGGCTCCTGAAGGATATATACTTGCATGTACGGACGGCTCAATTTCATACTATAAAACAGGAGGAGGTTCGGAAGCTCTTTGGCAAACTACCGAACCCGAAATCTGTAAAAATGTTTTTTATAAGGGCGGAAAAGTCCTTTATATGTTTGAAAGCGGTAAAGTTGTTTTTAAGGATCTAAAAACTAATGAACTTATGTGGGAAGAAAAAACTTCGGGTAATTTTTCGAGCGGAGTGCATTGCTATGCAATCGGCAACGAATTCAACATTACCGCAAAAGGATTCGGCTGTCTTATTACAGACGCAGGGCGCATCAAATGGGAAAAAAAGATACCTGAAACCAATTTCTTCCCTATAATAACCGAAAACGGACTTTTGGTCGGAATAACAAACGAGATTTTAAATGCTTACAGGGTGGAAACAAAGCTTTTGCGAAAAGGGACAAAACGAAATGCTCCTGAAAATTTTTATTCCATAATACAAAAAGATGACAAGGGCAAGGAGGACTTTCCGTTTTTTGTTGAATATGCTACTACGGCAGAACTTTTAGATGTTATACAAAAAGAAATAGAAAACGGAACCGTAGGCGAAAAGGAACCTCGCTACGCCTTCCAATTAAAAACTATCTTGGAAAATAAGCGCAAGGCCTCGTATTTTTCGCAAGACTTTAATTCCTTTGATAGATCAAGGGCTGCAGAGCTTTTGGGAAGACTCGGTTCCTATGAATATAGGGATATTTTATTGGAAGGGATCTACAAAATAGACGACCCTGACGTACTTGCCGGAATTTTAAGAGGTTTGGAACATCTTGCCTACGATCCCGATGACCGAACAATCGAAGGCATCCGCTTTGTAATGGGAAAGGCAAAATACGGAGATATTAACCTTATGGCCGCAGTCTGCGATTGTTTGACCGCCTTGATGCGATTCGGCTCAAATGAAACGGCTTCTGCTGCAATTTCAAATCTTTTTTACATTATTAAGGGCCCTTATTCCAATATTATTCAAAATTATGCAAGACAAAAAATCAAAAATATAGTAAAATAG